One Candidatus Paceibacterota bacterium DNA segment encodes these proteins:
- the murJ gene encoding murein biosynthesis integral membrane protein MurJ, producing MRTSSLGFMRAGILLAFFSFFAKATGLLRDRILASSFGAGDTLDIYYAAFRFPDLLFNLLVLGGVASAFIPVFVSYLEKREDTAWRLARVFGTWAVTLTALGVVVLGLGADAVSRIVGPGLDVAGQARLASAIALMAWSPVLFAIGTIAGAVLQARERFLAYAIAPVLYNGGIIIGALYLAPHEMRFGGDPVTGLVYGVLLGALLHACTQWIAARRAGFHWAPSWALRGTGLFTVVRLMVPRTLALGAQQLSTTITTMAASLLPAGGISILALASNVHFVPVSLIAIAGATAAFPQLSRSAAQQAWPEFRRLVSKAALRISGLLLLAAGLGIFFAEPIARIAFGAGTPTGPDAALLSGAIALFMIGVVPQGLIHIVARAFYALHDTRTPLYAALCGIIATGSIIGAAYIQGAISLSVLIVATVAGSVVQALVLTIVLQMRLSRIADKR from the coding sequence ATGCGCACTTCTTCTCTTGGGTTCATGCGTGCCGGGATACTCCTGGCATTCTTTTCCTTCTTTGCAAAGGCGACGGGTCTTTTGCGTGATCGAATTCTCGCCAGCTCTTTCGGTGCAGGCGATACGCTTGATATTTACTATGCAGCATTTCGATTCCCAGACCTTCTGTTTAATTTGTTGGTACTTGGTGGCGTTGCATCCGCATTCATTCCCGTGTTCGTCTCGTATCTTGAAAAGCGTGAAGATACGGCATGGAGGCTTGCGCGCGTGTTTGGAACGTGGGCGGTAACGCTCACAGCGCTTGGCGTTGTTGTGCTCGGATTGGGCGCAGATGCGGTGTCTCGCATTGTAGGTCCCGGGCTTGATGTCGCGGGGCAGGCGCGCCTTGCCTCGGCGATTGCTCTTATGGCTTGGAGCCCCGTGCTGTTTGCTATTGGCACTATCGCGGGCGCAGTGTTGCAAGCGCGCGAGAGATTTCTTGCATACGCGATTGCTCCTGTGTTGTATAACGGAGGGATTATTATTGGAGCGCTTTACCTTGCGCCACACGAGATGCGTTTTGGAGGGGATCCAGTAACAGGTCTTGTGTATGGCGTTTTGTTGGGCGCTTTATTGCACGCATGTACGCAGTGGATCGCCGCGCGGCGAGCAGGATTCCACTGGGCTCCCTCGTGGGCATTGCGGGGAACGGGTCTTTTTACCGTCGTGCGCCTCATGGTGCCCCGTACATTAGCACTAGGGGCACAACAGTTGAGCACGACCATAACGACGATGGCGGCATCATTGCTGCCGGCGGGGGGTATTTCTATACTCGCACTTGCCTCGAATGTGCACTTTGTCCCCGTGTCGCTCATCGCAATTGCGGGAGCTACTGCGGCATTTCCACAGCTCTCTCGCTCCGCGGCACAACAGGCGTGGCCTGAGTTTCGACGCTTAGTATCGAAAGCGGCACTGCGCATTTCCGGGCTCCTACTTCTCGCAGCTGGTCTTGGCATTTTCTTTGCCGAGCCTATCGCGCGCATAGCGTTTGGTGCAGGCACTCCTACGGGGCCAGATGCCGCATTGCTTTCGGGAGCCATAGCCCTTTTTATGATCGGTGTTGTACCACAGGGCCTCATTCACATTGTTGCCCGTGCATTTTATGCGCTCCACGATACGCGTACGCCTCTCTACGCCGCGTTGTGCGGGATTATTGCCACGGGAAGTATTATCGGAGCCGCATACATACAGGGAGCCATCTCTCTTTCGGTGCTTATTGTCGCGACTGTTGCGGGCTCGGTGGTGCAGGCGCTTGTATTGACTATTGTGCTTCAGATGCGACTTTCACGAATTGCGGATAAGCGCTGA
- a CDS encoding DUF4012 domain-containing protein has product MPQKSQHVTGALFDVKPAPGTGAFSRAQAPLPAEVNLRIEPRQTRVAVAATAPLEAEPVIRATSRLMSDAEARAELSRMLEESIAKEVAFSATLASGSQEVAPKPTRIRGSLQKPSPAVAERWHDDIATELRRQRPVSEYSVMAHLDPQESSVRFASAMRSEEVGEWWSGASAQSPADPTRVIHMPPIRVEAPRRRMRWGPLFAFFIAAGLVTAGMIGLSRYGSELKSRVMRDSTIAIDNLSQAKQHIAELRFHDASANFLSAFEQFSQLQKDVDVFGEGLGALIAKLPGTEAYRTGRNLVRAGTLIADAGHALADAVDKLSSTGAILQQDANTRTLVTEKIRPLAAALALADANMERASELVADIDPATLPEDKRAALATFTEQLPALHTVVRDGVKYIDLLQYMIGIGDDRRFLVLFLNDSEARPMGGFPGSYGILEFSGGRMSSFKADDIYNPDGQLKEKIVPPKALQHITPHWAMRDAGWFIDGPTSAEVTLSFFKKETGLDADGVIAINTKVLGEVLDVVGAIPMPAYNITLKSDTFLEELQREVEYGENRKQNKPKQVIIDAAPLVVEKIASSGREQWLSMLRIFVAALERKDMLMYFRNEDVQAFAREKGFDGHVRSDTGDFLMTVFANVKGAKTDALTDTRASLKTTVYNAASEHTLTLTRVHRGGDHALPIYNTENPAYVRVVVPRGAQLSAITGNDTPAHAPLVTYADATTDPVLQSIEQGTELANGVRVTTESDRTVFGFWMVTKPGAEKTVTLSYSVPRTDTKAYELTVQKQPGMLLKPLDVAFTFPDAPHVRAEGDIAHKDAAWSWSGTLDRDLAIRFATQ; this is encoded by the coding sequence ATGCCCCAGAAATCCCAACACGTAACAGGGGCCCTTTTCGATGTAAAACCCGCACCAGGTACGGGCGCTTTCTCTCGTGCGCAAGCTCCACTGCCTGCGGAGGTAAACCTTCGCATTGAGCCACGCCAAACGCGCGTTGCCGTAGCTGCGACGGCGCCACTTGAAGCGGAGCCGGTGATTCGGGCTACCTCACGCCTCATGTCTGATGCGGAAGCTCGTGCTGAGCTCTCGCGAATGCTCGAGGAGTCTATTGCTAAGGAGGTTGCATTTTCTGCAACGCTTGCGAGTGGAAGCCAAGAAGTCGCTCCAAAGCCAACGCGCATTCGCGGTTCGCTCCAAAAGCCATCTCCGGCAGTGGCGGAGCGTTGGCATGATGATATCGCAACCGAGCTGCGTCGCCAGCGTCCTGTTTCTGAATATAGCGTAATGGCGCACCTAGATCCGCAAGAGTCTTCTGTGCGTTTTGCGTCCGCGATGCGATCTGAAGAGGTGGGAGAGTGGTGGAGCGGTGCTTCCGCACAATCTCCAGCGGATCCCACGCGCGTTATCCATATGCCGCCTATCCGCGTTGAGGCACCGCGCCGTCGCATGCGCTGGGGGCCACTCTTCGCATTTTTTATTGCCGCGGGCTTGGTGACGGCGGGCATGATCGGCCTTTCTCGTTACGGGTCTGAATTGAAGTCTCGTGTCATGCGCGACTCAACGATCGCCATCGATAACCTATCACAAGCAAAGCAGCATATCGCAGAGCTACGTTTTCATGATGCGTCAGCAAATTTCTTATCTGCATTTGAGCAGTTCTCACAGCTTCAAAAAGACGTTGATGTCTTTGGCGAAGGACTTGGCGCACTGATCGCGAAGCTGCCGGGGACAGAGGCATATCGTACAGGGAGGAATTTAGTCCGCGCAGGAACGCTCATCGCAGATGCGGGCCACGCGCTTGCGGATGCGGTTGATAAGCTTTCCAGTACGGGCGCCATACTGCAGCAGGATGCAAATACACGAACACTCGTCACTGAAAAAATTCGTCCACTTGCTGCGGCGCTGGCACTTGCCGATGCAAACATGGAGCGCGCCTCAGAGCTCGTTGCTGATATTGACCCCGCCACGCTTCCCGAAGACAAGCGTGCTGCGCTCGCTACGTTTACCGAACAGCTTCCCGCGCTCCACACCGTGGTGCGGGATGGCGTAAAGTATATCGACCTCCTCCAGTACATGATCGGGATTGGGGATGATCGTCGTTTTCTCGTGCTCTTCTTGAACGATAGCGAGGCGCGCCCAATGGGCGGTTTTCCGGGCAGCTATGGCATTTTGGAGTTTTCTGGCGGTCGCATGAGTTCGTTTAAGGCAGATGATATTTATAATCCAGACGGGCAGTTAAAAGAAAAAATAGTTCCGCCCAAAGCGCTCCAGCACATCACCCCTCACTGGGCGATGCGTGATGCGGGTTGGTTCATTGACGGGCCAACATCAGCGGAGGTAACGCTCTCATTCTTTAAAAAAGAGACAGGCCTTGATGCGGATGGCGTGATCGCGATTAATACAAAGGTGCTTGGTGAAGTGTTAGATGTGGTGGGGGCGATCCCAATGCCGGCATATAACATCACACTCAAGAGCGATACATTTTTGGAAGAGCTTCAGCGTGAAGTGGAATACGGGGAAAATCGAAAGCAGAATAAACCCAAGCAGGTTATCATTGATGCTGCACCACTCGTCGTGGAAAAGATCGCATCGAGTGGGAGAGAGCAGTGGCTTTCCATGCTGCGTATTTTTGTTGCGGCACTTGAGCGAAAAGATATGCTCATGTACTTCCGCAACGAGGATGTGCAGGCGTTTGCGCGAGAGAAGGGGTTTGACGGCCACGTTCGCTCTGACACGGGGGACTTTTTGATGACGGTTTTTGCAAACGTGAAAGGGGCCAAGACCGATGCGTTGACGGATACACGCGCATCCTTGAAGACGACTGTCTATAACGCTGCAAGCGAGCACACGCTCACGCTCACGCGCGTGCACCGTGGCGGGGATCATGCGCTACCCATCTATAACACCGAGAATCCGGCATATGTGCGCGTCGTTGTGCCGCGTGGTGCGCAGTTGAGCGCGATAACGGGGAACGATACTCCGGCGCATGCGCCACTTGTCACCTATGCAGACGCGACTACCGATCCAGTGTTGCAGAGTATCGAACAGGGAACCGAGCTTGCAAATGGTGTGCGCGTTACCACAGAAAGCGACAGAACAGTCTTTGGCTTTTGGATGGTTACAAAGCCTGGCGCCGAAAAGACGGTTACACTCTCGTATAGTGTTCCGCGGACCGACACGAAAGCGTATGAGCTGACCGTGCAAAAGCAGCCGGGCATGCTCCTTAAGCCTCTTGATGTCGCGTTCACGTTCCCCGATGCGCCACATGTTCGCGCGGAAGGTGATATTGCACACAAGGACGCTGCATGGTCGTGGAGCGGTACGCTGGATCGCGATCTCGCCATCCGGTTCGCAACGCAGTAG
- a CDS encoding glycosyltransferase family 1 protein: MVIGVDIRALGSGRRSGVEEYILSLLPQLIASAPDVTFKLFWAGARPVPTDLLPQAPNVHVVHGRISNRVLFGAALLGALPLDELVGGADVFFFPHILAGALSQKCRRVTTVHDLSFVVAPHFFSLKQKLWHIAMQPRRFVRASDAVIAVSHATKIDIVREYGIPDERVRVVYSGLPHASVSVSGVRAGDPYIMALGTFEPRKNVASVLEAFAQCAARIPHVRLCLVGYAGHDMHAVSSAIEWHPFRDRIDVRTDVSESERDTLLAGARVLVYPSFLEGFGFPPLAACALGVPVIASDVGSLPEVLHDAALLVSPYHSDSLARAMRELVLDDALHDMMAMRGKARAQHFSWEDAARATLAVLRG; encoded by the coding sequence ATGGTTATTGGCGTTGATATTCGTGCGCTTGGGTCGGGGAGGCGCAGTGGCGTTGAGGAGTATATCCTCTCGCTGTTGCCGCAGCTTATTGCTTCCGCTCCCGACGTTACATTCAAGCTCTTTTGGGCTGGCGCGCGGCCAGTTCCTACTGACCTTCTGCCGCAGGCGCCCAACGTGCATGTGGTGCACGGGCGCATTTCTAACCGCGTACTCTTTGGTGCCGCGCTCTTGGGCGCACTGCCACTTGATGAGCTTGTGGGCGGCGCTGATGTTTTTTTCTTTCCCCACATTCTTGCGGGAGCTCTTTCGCAGAAGTGTCGGCGAGTAACGACCGTGCACGATCTTTCGTTTGTCGTTGCCCCTCATTTCTTTTCCTTAAAACAGAAGCTCTGGCACATTGCCATGCAACCTCGGCGGTTCGTTCGGGCCTCTGATGCGGTGATTGCGGTCTCGCATGCAACAAAAATTGATATCGTGCGTGAGTACGGCATTCCGGATGAGCGTGTACGGGTCGTCTATTCAGGGCTTCCGCATGCAAGCGTTTCAGTGAGTGGCGTGCGCGCTGGCGATCCGTACATCATGGCTCTGGGAACGTTTGAGCCGCGAAAGAATGTTGCAAGTGTACTCGAAGCATTTGCGCAGTGTGCCGCACGCATTCCCCATGTGCGCCTTTGTCTTGTGGGTTACGCGGGACACGATATGCACGCTGTTTCGAGCGCGATTGAGTGGCATCCGTTTCGTGATCGCATCGATGTGCGCACAGACGTTTCTGAATCAGAGCGAGATACACTTCTCGCTGGTGCGCGCGTGCTGGTATATCCATCTTTTCTGGAGGGATTTGGTTTTCCACCTCTTGCCGCGTGTGCGTTGGGCGTTCCCGTGATCGCGTCTGACGTCGGATCGTTGCCCGAAGTGCTCCACGATGCCGCACTTCTCGTTTCTCCGTATCATAGCGATTCGCTTGCTCGTGCCATGCGTGAACTGGTACTCGATGATGCGCTACACGATATGATGGCTATGCGTGGAAAGGCTCGTGCGCAGCATTTTTCGTGGGAGGACGCGGCGCGTGCAACTTTGGCCGTTTTGCGTGGGTGA
- the lepA gene encoding translation elongation factor 4 has translation MHDLIRNFVIIAHIDHGKSTLADRFLELTGAVERRKMQNQYLDQMDLERERGITIKLQPVRMRYTPKGAQQPYTLNLIDTPGHVDFSYEVSRSLAAVEGAILLVDATKGIQAQTLANLHLAQRQGLVIVPAINKVDLPNARTEIVKEQLSLLLGITPETILSISAKQGTGVAELLDRVVRDVPPPRHVDGPTRALIFDSSFDAYKGVIAYVRMVSGAIGNRDTVLAWATKARAEVLETGWFAPQQTPEKSLEPGMIGYIATGIKDPGQIHVGDTITLQREAQNTAFEPLPGYRQATPMVFASFFPENGEEYDVLKDALGKLKLTDASLVYEPESSAGLGRGFRVGFLGMLHVEIISERLRREFQLKLIVSSPSVEYQVTLKNGEELLIRSAALLPDPSHVTMIAEPIARVEIITPSTYVGGVMELAATRRSVYEATEYLGSDTAVLRYTIPLAELITDFYDQLKSVSSGYASLSYELSGFRIDDLVRLDILVADDLVEPFSRIVPRSLAYREGRAMVEKLKDIIPAQWFAVALQAVIGGKVIARETIKARRKDVTGYLYGGDVTRKMKLLEKQKRGKKKMEELGKVEIPHSVFLDMLKR, from the coding sequence ATGCACGATCTGATACGTAACTTCGTTATTATCGCCCACATTGACCACGGCAAGTCGACGCTTGCCGATCGTTTTCTTGAACTCACGGGCGCCGTTGAGCGTCGTAAGATGCAGAACCAGTATCTTGATCAGATGGATCTTGAGCGGGAGCGTGGCATCACGATTAAATTACAGCCAGTGCGCATGCGCTACACACCAAAGGGCGCACAGCAGCCATACACCTTAAATCTTATCGACACGCCGGGCCATGTCGATTTTTCATACGAAGTCTCACGGTCGCTTGCGGCAGTTGAGGGCGCTATTTTGCTTGTTGATGCTACAAAAGGGATCCAGGCGCAGACATTGGCGAACCTCCACCTTGCTCAGCGCCAAGGATTAGTGATCGTCCCAGCGATTAACAAAGTGGATCTACCAAACGCGCGCACGGAGATTGTAAAAGAACAGCTTTCGCTTCTCCTTGGCATTACTCCCGAAACCATCCTTAGTATTTCTGCGAAACAGGGAACCGGCGTTGCTGAACTTCTTGATCGCGTTGTTCGGGATGTGCCACCTCCTCGCCACGTTGATGGGCCAACGCGCGCGCTCATCTTCGACTCCTCATTTGATGCCTATAAAGGCGTTATTGCATACGTGCGAATGGTAAGCGGAGCAATTGGTAATCGTGATACTGTGCTTGCATGGGCGACGAAGGCGCGCGCTGAAGTACTGGAAACGGGCTGGTTTGCGCCACAGCAAACACCAGAGAAGTCTCTCGAGCCCGGCATGATCGGCTACATCGCTACGGGGATCAAGGATCCTGGGCAGATTCACGTGGGTGACACCATCACCCTCCAGCGCGAGGCGCAGAACACCGCGTTCGAGCCGTTGCCAGGGTATCGCCAAGCGACCCCCATGGTGTTTGCAAGTTTTTTTCCAGAGAACGGCGAAGAATATGACGTGCTCAAAGATGCGCTCGGGAAGTTGAAACTCACTGATGCATCACTTGTCTACGAGCCAGAATCATCGGCGGGACTTGGTCGCGGATTTCGCGTTGGCTTTTTGGGCATGCTGCATGTGGAAATCATTTCTGAACGTCTGCGGCGAGAGTTTCAGTTGAAGCTCATCGTTTCTTCACCATCGGTGGAATATCAGGTGACATTAAAAAATGGCGAAGAGTTGCTCATTCGCTCCGCGGCGCTCTTGCCAGATCCTTCGCACGTTACCATGATCGCTGAGCCTATTGCGCGCGTAGAAATTATCACACCATCAACATATGTAGGTGGGGTGATGGAGCTTGCTGCAACACGACGGAGTGTCTATGAAGCCACTGAATACTTGGGTAGCGATACGGCGGTGTTGCGCTACACCATTCCTCTAGCTGAACTCATCACGGATTTTTATGATCAACTCAAGAGCGTTTCTTCTGGGTATGCATCACTGAGCTATGAACTTTCCGGATTCCGTATCGACGACTTAGTGCGACTCGATATTCTTGTCGCCGATGACCTTGTTGAACCGTTCTCTCGCATTGTGCCGCGCTCGCTTGCGTATCGGGAAGGTCGTGCGATGGTGGAGAAGCTTAAAGATATCATTCCGGCACAGTGGTTTGCGGTCGCACTGCAGGCTGTTATTGGCGGCAAGGTGATCGCTCGCGAAACCATCAAAGCACGCCGCAAGGATGTGACGGGCTATTTATATGGTGGGGATGTCACGCGCAAAATGAAACTTCTCGAAAAGCAAAAACGAGGCAAAAAGAAGATGGAAGAACTCGGGAAAGTGGAGATTCCTCACAGCGTCTTCTTGGACATGCTTAAGCGCTAG
- a CDS encoding PCRF domain-containing protein, whose protein sequence is MGRGFKSHLRLHFICMLPHNPNTALLSIYAGAGGVDAQDWAGMLLRMYSRLAQKRGWKFLVLDESRGEQGGVKSVACEVNGPNVYAILQGESGVHRLVRISPFSAKKLRHTSFALVEILPELTAQALTINPNDLRVDTFRSGGKGGQNVNKVETAVRITHIPSGIAVAVQTERSQAQNKEKAMSMLTARLMQRMEAQRVSEISALKPEMKAGSIEWGSQIRSYVLHPYQMVKDHRSGKKSSQPERVLEGDLDDFLATP, encoded by the coding sequence ATAGGCCGTGGGTTCAAGTCCCACCTCCGGCTCCATTTTATTTGTATGCTTCCTCATAACCCTAATACAGCGCTTCTTTCCATCTACGCCGGCGCGGGAGGGGTGGATGCGCAAGATTGGGCGGGCATGCTGTTGCGCATGTATAGTCGCCTCGCGCAGAAGCGTGGGTGGAAGTTTCTTGTGCTTGATGAATCGCGCGGCGAGCAGGGCGGTGTAAAAAGTGTTGCCTGTGAGGTGAATGGTCCGAATGTGTATGCTATACTACAGGGGGAGAGTGGCGTACACCGCTTAGTGCGCATTTCGCCGTTCTCTGCAAAGAAGCTACGACACACATCGTTTGCTCTCGTAGAGATTCTTCCCGAGCTCACCGCCCAGGCGCTCACTATCAACCCGAATGATTTACGGGTTGATACATTCCGCTCCGGTGGTAAGGGCGGGCAAAATGTGAACAAGGTTGAAACTGCTGTTCGCATCACACACATTCCTAGTGGTATTGCGGTAGCAGTGCAGACCGAACGCTCACAGGCGCAGAACAAAGAAAAGGCCATGAGTATGCTCACTGCTCGCCTGATGCAACGCATGGAGGCGCAACGAGTGAGCGAGATCTCCGCGCTCAAGCCAGAAATGAAAGCGGGATCTATCGAGTGGGGGAGCCAGATTCGTTCCTACGTGCTCCACCCGTATCAAATGGTGAAAGATCACCGATCTGGAAAGAAATCTTCTCAGCCAGAGCGTGTACTTGAAGGTGATCTTGATGATTTTCTTGCAACACCGTGA
- a CDS encoding permease-like cell division protein FtsX — MSQEMFKRILRSGWTNFLRNSYVSFGTTGVMALVLFVFLGLMTLNVIANSITQSIEDKVDVSVYFKTTTAEEDILKIQQDIEALPAVAYVEYISREKAFEDFKARHAGNALIQESLAELDDNPLQASVNIKAKDSSEYAGIANYLEGTRFRPLIEKINFYENEQVIARVQSISKGLRSWGMATTLLLSIIAVLVTFNTVRLTIYTQHQEIEIMRLVGGSNWHIRAPFLVEGVLYGVFASLLSLAVFYPALSFISADVADKIPGVALTQYFISHAPQTVLTVLVIGVLLGVVSSTIAIRRFLRI, encoded by the coding sequence ATGTCTCAAGAAATGTTTAAGCGCATTTTGCGCTCCGGATGGACAAACTTTCTGCGTAACAGCTACGTGAGCTTCGGCACTACGGGAGTGATGGCGCTCGTGCTCTTTGTATTCTTGGGCCTCATGACGCTCAATGTGATCGCAAACTCGATTACCCAGAGCATCGAAGACAAGGTAGACGTGAGTGTGTATTTCAAGACCACCACCGCAGAAGAGGATATTTTAAAGATTCAGCAAGACATTGAAGCGCTTCCTGCGGTTGCATATGTAGAATACATTTCACGCGAAAAAGCTTTTGAAGATTTTAAAGCGCGCCATGCGGGTAACGCGCTCATTCAAGAATCGCTCGCGGAGCTCGACGATAACCCGCTCCAGGCATCGGTGAACATCAAAGCGAAAGACTCATCTGAATATGCGGGCATCGCCAACTACCTTGAAGGCACGCGCTTTCGTCCTCTGATTGAGAAGATTAACTTCTATGAGAACGAGCAAGTGATCGCGCGCGTGCAGAGTATTTCTAAGGGTTTGCGGAGTTGGGGCATGGCAACGACACTGCTCCTTTCGATCATCGCCGTGTTGGTCACCTTTAACACGGTGCGCCTGACAATCTACACGCAACACCAAGAAATTGAGATCATGCGCTTGGTGGGGGGATCAAACTGGCATATTCGCGCACCATTTTTGGTGGAAGGCGTGCTGTACGGCGTGTTTGCGTCGCTCCTGTCGCTGGCCGTGTTTTATCCGGCGCTTTCGTTCATTAGCGCCGATGTAGCTGATAAAATTCCTGGCGTTGCACTTACACAATATTTCATAAGTCATGCGCCGCAAACGGTGCTGACGGTACTGGTGATCGGTGTGCTCTTGGGCGTTGTGTCCAGCACGATCGCCATCCGCCGCTTCCTGCGCATTTAG
- the ftsE gene encoding cell division ATP-binding protein FtsE encodes MIEFKNVSSVYNDGFVALNAIDLTIEDGEFVSIVGPAGAGKSTLLRLLIKELEPSDGEVLVDGVSLADVHRADIPLLRRKIGTVFQDFKLLASKNAYENVAFALEMTGASDDQIAEDVPKVLAIVGLADKMTNFPHQMSGGEKQRLAIARALIHRPRIMLADEPTGNLDLVNSHDVLQLLKKIHSLGTTVIMVTHNRDLVNSLEKRVITMEKGKIVRDQKDGGKYVI; translated from the coding sequence GTGATTGAATTTAAGAACGTCTCATCGGTATATAACGACGGATTTGTAGCACTGAACGCTATCGACCTTACCATTGAAGATGGTGAGTTCGTCTCCATTGTTGGCCCTGCGGGTGCGGGCAAATCGACGTTGCTCCGCCTTTTAATTAAAGAGCTTGAGCCGAGCGATGGAGAGGTGCTCGTAGATGGCGTTTCTCTTGCCGATGTACACCGCGCTGACATTCCACTCTTGCGGCGCAAGATCGGTACGGTGTTCCAAGACTTCAAACTGCTCGCCAGTAAAAATGCCTATGAGAATGTTGCCTTCGCGCTTGAAATGACGGGCGCGAGCGATGACCAGATTGCAGAAGATGTGCCTAAAGTGCTTGCGATTGTAGGACTTGCAGACAAAATGACCAACTTCCCTCACCAGATGTCTGGCGGAGAGAAGCAGCGTCTTGCCATTGCGCGCGCACTCATTCACCGCCCGCGCATTATGTTGGCTGATGAGCCAACGGGGAACTTGGACCTCGTCAACAGTCACGACGTGCTCCAGCTCTTAAAGAAGATTCATTCACTCGGCACCACGGTCATTATGGTGACGCACAACCGTGATTTGGTAAACTCGCTTGAAAAGCGCGTCATTACCATGGAGAAGGGAAAGATTGTGCGCGACCAGAAAGACGGTGGTAAATACGTTATCTAA
- a CDS encoding septum formation initiator family protein: MEERNRNMWQRIIRSPFAIIPLGLLALWFFVATARVHIEAREAERQVRELEERIAKGKEENDLLSLRASRAYDPAFLERQARLRLNVQAEGEEVVFVHLADEERPASVSATGGGGVFANLRAWLYDIFR, encoded by the coding sequence ATGGAAGAGCGGAATCGCAATATGTGGCAGCGCATCATTCGATCACCATTTGCCATTATTCCTCTGGGCCTCCTTGCGCTCTGGTTCTTTGTTGCTACGGCACGCGTGCACATTGAGGCGCGTGAAGCGGAGCGCCAAGTGCGCGAATTAGAAGAGCGTATTGCGAAGGGGAAAGAGGAGAATGACCTCCTATCTCTTCGGGCCTCGCGTGCGTATGATCCGGCGTTCTTAGAGCGCCAAGCGCGCCTGCGTTTAAATGTGCAAGCGGAGGGAGAGGAAGTGGTTTTTGTGCACTTAGCGGATGAGGAGCGACCGGCGTCTGTGTCCGCAACTGGTGGCGGAGGGGTTTTTGCCAATCTACGCGCCTGGCTGTATGATATCTTTCGTTAG
- a CDS encoding GIY-YIG nuclease family protein, with translation MFYIYILRSLKDGRTYVGYTNNLQARLRLHNAGKVASTKYRVPLQLIFSESFTTSAEARKRELYWKSGAGRRKLKNLLSSP, from the coding sequence ATGTTTTATATTTACATTTTGCGCAGTCTTAAGGATGGTAGAACGTACGTTGGATATACAAATAACCTTCAGGCGCGTTTACGCCTCCACAACGCAGGAAAGGTAGCATCTACAAAATACCGAGTTCCACTGCAGCTCATTTTTTCAGAATCATTTACGACGTCGGCAGAAGCACGAAAAAGGGAGCTATACTGGAAAAGCGGTGCTGGGAGGAGAAAGCTAAAAAATCTACTGTCATCGCCATAG